Proteins encoded in a region of the Chondrinema litorale genome:
- a CDS encoding helix-turn-helix domain-containing protein, whose amino-acid sequence MKPPYKISWLLTCISMLVLIFWSLQTNYTSNLFENLLAYFTGKSYHMLAFVLTVLPIYAFGVSVIITYYKFQSEKTVEGASKDSVENTEFKEPNKISSYEEKALIRLNELIEAKFYKQSDLKAEELASKLKVHRHHLNDIMKLAGYKNFTDMLNFLRIQESCNLLDTDDLVTIKMVSYEVGYNTVKHFISQFQKYKGSTPSVYKNKR is encoded by the coding sequence ATGAAACCTCCTTATAAAATTAGTTGGTTACTAACATGTATAAGTATGTTGGTATTGATATTTTGGAGCCTGCAAACTAATTATACATCTAACTTATTTGAAAATTTATTAGCATACTTTACTGGCAAATCATATCACATGTTGGCATTTGTTTTAACTGTATTACCTATTTACGCCTTTGGCGTATCTGTGATTATCACATACTATAAATTTCAATCAGAAAAAACAGTAGAGGGAGCAAGTAAAGATAGTGTTGAAAATACAGAGTTTAAGGAGCCAAATAAAATAAGTTCTTATGAGGAAAAAGCACTGATAAGATTGAATGAATTAATAGAAGCTAAATTTTATAAACAGTCAGATTTAAAAGCAGAAGAATTAGCATCAAAACTAAAAGTACATCGCCATCATTTGAATGATATTATGAAACTTGCAGGATACAAAAACTTTACAGACATGCTGAACTTTTTACGCATACAAGAGTCTTGTAATTTGCTGGATACAGATGATTTGGTCACCATCAAAATGGTGAGTTATGAGGTAGGATATAATACAGTCAAACATTTTATTTCGCAGTTTCAAAAATATAAGGGCTCTACTCCCTCAGTATATAAGAATAAGAGATAA
- a CDS encoding IS1595 family transposase, which translates to MKIDKGLTEKAFKNRFGTKEQCLAYLHDQKWSDGYHCRKCRHITFCKGKQDFSKRCTACGYDESATAHTLFHKLKFGIDIAFAMVYEIVTNKKGANSIELAQRFGVRQTTAWLFRRKVQQAMSSSKKFPLVDQVHVDEFEIGTPQEGEQGRSHSDKKVRVVIAIEYREGNAGRGYAQIIKDYSAESLDPIFKDHINKKAAVVTDGWSGYKPIKKLYKNMRSQLSNKGENFTMLHLQIRNLKNWLRGTHSYCDKRLLNDYLNEYFFRFNRRNFRETILDKLLERMVEAKPKSYSQIICTAT; encoded by the coding sequence ATGAAAATAGATAAAGGATTAACAGAAAAAGCATTTAAAAACAGGTTTGGGACAAAAGAACAGTGTTTAGCGTATTTACATGATCAGAAATGGAGTGATGGTTATCATTGTCGAAAATGTAGGCATATTACTTTTTGTAAAGGTAAACAAGATTTTAGTAAACGATGCACAGCTTGTGGTTATGATGAATCTGCCACAGCTCATACCCTATTTCATAAGTTGAAATTTGGTATAGACATAGCCTTTGCCATGGTTTATGAGATTGTTACCAATAAAAAAGGCGCTAATAGTATTGAATTAGCCCAACGTTTTGGAGTGAGGCAAACAACAGCATGGTTATTTAGGCGTAAGGTGCAACAGGCTATGAGCAGTAGCAAAAAATTTCCCTTAGTGGATCAGGTGCATGTAGATGAGTTTGAAATAGGTACTCCCCAAGAAGGAGAACAAGGTCGCAGCCATTCAGACAAAAAAGTAAGAGTAGTGATTGCCATTGAATATAGAGAAGGCAATGCAGGCAGGGGGTACGCTCAAATCATAAAAGACTATAGTGCTGAGAGCTTAGATCCTATATTCAAAGATCATATAAACAAAAAAGCAGCAGTAGTTACAGATGGTTGGAGTGGATATAAACCTATCAAAAAGTTATACAAAAACATGCGCTCACAGTTATCAAACAAGGGTGAAAACTTCACCATGTTACACCTGCAAATTAGGAATTTGAAAAATTGGTTGAGAGGCACACATTCCTATTGCGATAAAAGGTTGTTGAATGATTACCTAAACGAATATTTCTTTAGATTTAACCGAAGGAATTTTAGAGAAACCATTCTGGATAAATTACTTGAAAGAATGGTAGAAGCTAAACCTAAATCCTATAGTCAAATTATTTGTACTGCGACTTAG